In Candidatus Methylomirabilis sp., a genomic segment contains:
- a CDS encoding response regulator, translated as MKQLRVLIVDNDRFVVEAVGDILAEAGYLVRKAYDGLEGLRALRREPPDVLILDLIMPKVDGGRLCRYLRQDRRLRHIPVIIFSGLAARDMGELGGLDAQAYVAKGPLPIVSENLLKALKTLAAPPQGAEGTGVVFGYEGFRPRQVVTELLVVKRHHEHLLRHLEEGVVEVDAAGAATFLNPSAEAFLGVAEAGAVGKALVDLLPEADQRPVRDALDVLGKDEGGGPRHVTLRGTPRPLEAALHYLPPEGTQPGGYILILREA; from the coding sequence ATGAAACAGCTGCGGGTGCTGATTGTGGACAATGACCGGTTCGTGGTCGAGGCCGTGGGGGACATCCTGGCCGAGGCCGGGTATCTGGTGCGGAAGGCCTATGACGGCCTCGAGGGGCTCCGCGCGCTTCGTCGCGAGCCCCCCGACGTCCTGATCCTGGACCTTATCATGCCCAAGGTGGACGGCGGCCGCCTCTGCCGCTACCTCCGGCAGGACCGCCGCCTGCGCCACATCCCGGTGATCATCTTCTCGGGCCTGGCGGCGCGGGATATGGGAGAGCTCGGCGGTCTGGACGCGCAGGCCTACGTGGCCAAAGGGCCGTTGCCGATAGTGTCCGAGAACCTCCTCAAGGCCCTGAAGACCCTGGCGGCCCCGCCCCAGGGCGCGGAGGGGACGGGGGTGGTCTTCGGCTACGAGGGGTTCCGGCCGCGGCAGGTGGTCACGGAGCTGTTGGTCGTCAAGCGCCACCACGAGCACCTCCTCCGGCACCTGGAAGAGGGGGTGGTGGAGGTCGATGCTGCAGGGGCGGCCACCTTCCTCAACCCGTCGGCGGAAGCCTTCCTGGGGGTCGCGGAGGCGGGGGCGGTGGGGAAGGCCCTTGTGGATCTCCTGCCGGAGGCGGATCAGCGGCCGGTCCGGGACGCGCTGGACGTCCTGGGGAAGGACGAAGGGGGGGGCCCGCGTCACGTCACCCTGCGGGGCACGCCCCGCCCCCTCGAGGCTGCCCTGCACTACCTTCCCCCCGAGGGGACCCAGCCGGGCGGTTATATCTTGATCCTGCGGGAGGCCTAA
- a CDS encoding (2Fe-2S) ferredoxin domain-containing protein, with product MINYRHHIFVCMNARPPGHPKGDCTGKGGRDTMAAFQEEMEKRGLWEKVGLNGCTCLGPCQLGPTVVVYPEGVWYGKVTPADVPEIMEKHIVGGQPVERLFLKALFDEGLAGGPAA from the coding sequence ATGATCAACTACCGCCACCACATCTTCGTGTGCATGAACGCCCGTCCGCCCGGCCACCCCAAAGGGGACTGCACCGGCAAGGGGGGCCGCGACACCATGGCCGCCTTCCAGGAGGAGATGGAGAAGCGGGGGCTCTGGGAGAAGGTGGGACTGAACGGCTGCACCTGCCTCGGGCCGTGCCAGCTCGGCCCGACCGTGGTGGTCTACCCCGAGGGCGTCTGGTACGGGAAGGTGACCCCGGCCGATGTCCCGGAGATCATGGAGAAGCACATCGTGGGCGGGCAGCCGGTGGAACGGCTCTTCCTGAAGGCGCTCTTCGACGAGGGCCTGGCGGGTGGCCCTGCGGCTTAG
- a CDS encoding PaaI family thioesterase: protein MADDPVLARLLRRMDRSPFWKFLGMEFVSAEEGVARVRLALRPDLKNSFGIMHGGVIGALVDSAGGLAVLTTGVDGPIPTVEYSLNFLAPVEGGAVTAEGRLLRRGRRIAVSEVTVTDEAGRLIAKGLVTNLVAE from the coding sequence ATGGCCGACGACCCGGTCCTCGCCCGCCTGCTTCGCCGGATGGACCGCTCGCCCTTCTGGAAGTTCCTGGGGATGGAGTTCGTCTCCGCCGAGGAGGGGGTGGCCCGGGTTCGGCTGGCGCTGCGGCCGGACCTGAAGAACTCCTTCGGCATCATGCACGGAGGGGTGATCGGCGCGCTGGTGGACTCGGCCGGGGGCCTCGCCGTCCTGACCACGGGGGTGGATGGCCCCATCCCGACCGTGGAGTACAGCCTGAATTTCCTGGCCCCCGTGGAGGGAGGCGCCGTCACGGCCGAGGGGCGGCTCCTGCGCCGGGGACGCCGCATCGCCGTCTCCGAGGTGACCGTCACCGACGAGGCGGGGCGCCTCATCGCCAAGGGGCTGGTGACCAACCTGGTCGCGGAGTGA
- a CDS encoding DUF2203 domain-containing protein codes for MPRRYFTLDEANALLPTLRPILQKIAEKHRELRDKREALAVFRQQAAGNGHHLASPDFLSLRKEAEFIGEELQAEIQKVQALGCVLKDLDLLLVDFPALRAGREVLLCWKADEDQVAFWHGTEEGFAGRKPLEGTD; via the coding sequence ATGCCGCGCAGGTACTTCACCCTCGACGAGGCCAACGCGTTGCTCCCCACGCTCCGGCCGATCCTGCAGAAGATCGCGGAGAAGCACCGGGAGCTGCGGGACAAGCGCGAGGCGCTCGCCGTCTTCCGCCAGCAGGCCGCGGGCAATGGCCACCATCTGGCCTCTCCCGACTTCCTCAGCCTCCGAAAGGAGGCGGAGTTCATCGGGGAGGAGCTGCAGGCCGAGATCCAGAAGGTCCAGGCCCTGGGCTGCGTGCTCAAGGACCTGGATCTGCTCCTGGTGGATTTCCCGGCCCTCCGGGCGGGGCGGGAGGTTCTTCTCTGCTGGAAGGCGGACGAGGATCAGGTCGCCTTCTGGCACGGCACCGAGGAGGGGTTCGCGGGGCGCAAGCCGCTGGAGGGCACCGACTGA
- a CDS encoding nucleoside-triphosphatase: MGSPPPIPRVLLLTGAPGVGKTTLLHRLLATLPGPRGGFLTAEIREGNARVGFTLETLDGQRGVLAHRRLPGPPRVGAYGVDLAVLDGLGTASLEAAVAAGSLTVVDEIGKMECASPRFVATLETALGAGVPLLATVMLRPHPVADRVKAHPGARCLTVTRANRETCFTEASTLLRRLTGPLSVSG, translated from the coding sequence ATGGGTTCCCCCCCTCCCATCCCCCGCGTCCTCCTCCTGACCGGCGCTCCCGGCGTGGGCAAGACCACCCTGCTCCACCGCTTGCTCGCGACACTCCCGGGCCCGCGGGGCGGCTTCCTCACGGCGGAAATCCGTGAGGGGAACGCACGCGTGGGCTTCACCCTCGAGACCCTCGACGGCCAGAGGGGAGTGCTGGCGCACCGCCGCCTCCCGGGCCCCCCGCGCGTCGGCGCCTACGGCGTGGACCTCGCGGTCCTGGACGGCCTGGGGACGGCCAGCCTGGAGGCCGCCGTCGCCGCCGGCTCCCTGACGGTCGTGGACGAGATCGGGAAGATGGAGTGCGCCTCCCCGCGCTTCGTGGCCACCCTCGAGACGGCGCTCGGCGCGGGGGTCCCCCTCCTGGCCACGGTGATGCTCCGCCCCCATCCCGTGGCCGATCGGGTGAAGGCCCACCCCGGCGCGCGCTGCCTCACCGTGACCCGCGCCAACCGGGAGACCTGCTTCACCGAAGCCAGCACTCTCCTGCGCCGGCTCACCGGCCCGCTGTCCGTTTCCGGTTGA
- a CDS encoding bifunctional nuclease family protein: MTARGSLRGVLAAAFASLLFVLLPAPVLPQNANPAPQEMEVLGVATDQQSGQPMVLLRGKTDRRALTMVIDPSAAVGIALPLQGVTPPRPYTHDLLLTVIRRAGYTLEKIVITDLKENTYFATVTLRRGAEPLEIDSRPSDAIALALRAGAPILAAEAALKAPPEEKEP, encoded by the coding sequence ATGACGGCCCGCGGCTCCCTCCGCGGCGTTCTCGCCGCCGCCTTCGCCAGCCTCCTGTTCGTCCTCCTCCCCGCCCCGGTCCTGCCCCAGAATGCGAACCCGGCCCCCCAGGAGATGGAGGTTCTGGGAGTCGCCACCGACCAGCAGTCCGGGCAACCGATGGTCCTGCTCCGGGGCAAGACGGACCGGCGGGCCCTGACCATGGTGATCGACCCGTCGGCGGCCGTCGGGATCGCCCTCCCGCTGCAAGGGGTCACCCCTCCCCGGCCCTACACGCACGACCTGCTCCTCACGGTGATCCGCCGGGCCGGCTACACCCTGGAGAAGATCGTGATCACCGACCTGAAGGAGAACACTTACTTCGCCACCGTCACCCTGCGGCGAGGGGCCGAGCCGCTCGAGATCGACTCGCGCCCGAGCGACGCCATCGCGCTCGCGCTCAGGGCCGGAGCCCCCATCCTGGCAGCGGAGGCCGCCCTGAAGGCTCCCCCGGAGGAGAAGGAGCCCTGA
- a CDS encoding methyltransferase domain-containing protein — translation MEYAAVKRAYDVISPAYDLLFDRIFHRGRVAAVSLMGITPGQRVLEIGIGTGLNLPLYPRRCRLVGIDLSRQMLRKAQEKVEELGLTNVRLLVMDATRLTFEDDAFDHVLATYVISAVPEPVQVLREARRVCRPGGAIVMLNHFKSENPVMGAIEELVAPITTKLGLFKPDLALRPLLEQAGLVPDQVQRVNALNGWRLVRCINRK, via the coding sequence ATGGAGTACGCAGCGGTAAAGCGCGCCTACGATGTCATCTCCCCCGCGTATGATCTCCTCTTCGACCGGATCTTCCATCGCGGGCGCGTCGCGGCGGTTTCCCTCATGGGGATCACTCCCGGCCAGCGCGTCCTGGAGATCGGGATCGGGACCGGACTGAACCTCCCCCTGTACCCCCGCCGCTGCCGCCTGGTAGGGATCGACCTCTCGCGGCAGATGCTGCGGAAGGCCCAGGAGAAGGTGGAGGAACTGGGGCTGACTAACGTGAGGTTGCTGGTCATGGACGCCACGCGCCTCACCTTCGAGGATGACGCCTTCGACCACGTCCTGGCGACCTACGTCATCAGCGCCGTCCCCGAGCCGGTCCAGGTCCTCCGGGAGGCCCGCCGGGTCTGCCGCCCCGGTGGCGCCATCGTCATGCTGAACCACTTCAAGAGCGAGAACCCGGTCATGGGGGCCATCGAGGAGCTGGTGGCCCCCATCACGACCAAGCTGGGCCTCTTCAAGCCCGACCTGGCCCTGAGGCCCCTCCTGGAGCAGGCCGGGCTCGTCCCGGACCAAGTCCAGCGCGTCAACGCCCTGAACGGGTGGCGCCTGGTCCGGTGCATCAACCGGAAGTGA
- a CDS encoding DEAD/DEAH box helicase encodes MSELDRFLGELTRRGTAGEVAIHLRTFPPRPARTRPLEPALPEALQQILTRRGITTFYAHQAEGIAAVRDGRHTLVATGTASGKSLVYTLPILETCLGDPEATALCLFPIKALEQDQLGALRDLIPPGSGITAAILDGDTPAHERARLREQPPNVLISNPDLLHLSLLPYHPQWKWFFERLRYVVVDELHTYRGVFGSHVAHVLRRLRRVAAHYGASPQFIACSATISNPGELASALTGLPFTVLAEDGSPQRGKRFVLVNPQRSPYAEATELLLRCVEQGLKAIAFTKARKITELMAMWAQEQAPRLAERIRAYRAGYMPEERRAIEAGLFQEDLWGVISTSALELGIDVGGLDACILVGYPGSITSTWQRGGRVGRGTREALIVLVALPDALDQYFLRHPDQFFARGFEPAIVDPGNRQILQAHLTAAAAELPVVPGEPAFAGLDLKPALEALLKDGRLAQSASGTEYYSRVRYPQRLISIRSIGEAFPILDERDRSIGTVDGMRALTECHPGAVYLHQGRQYAILSLDLEQREIRAAPVEADYYTQAVTEKDTEILEVLATRDLPGCRARLGRLKVTTRVTGYEKRRIRGQDKIGAYPLDLPPQTFETVGLWLEVPDEVARLAREAGRHVMGGLHAAEHAAIALLPLFALCDRHDVGGISTPFHAQVGGPAIFVYDGIPGGIGLSERGFEVLDPWLRETVALLQDCPCEDGCPSCVQSPKCGSGNKPLDKAGASLILRALLGAVGQEAAAGRPEVPRAEAAAAALPGAAPAREQPRTGTVAPKILVLDVETQRSAEEVGGWERCDRMGIAVAVTHDLGSGLSRVYLERDAPALLADLASADLVVGFNVRRFDYGVLQPYASLDLNALPTLDMLEQVFSRLGFRLTLGHLAEETLQAAKQADGLQSLAWWKAGEVQKVIAYCTADVELTAALYRFGREHGYLLYRDREGRGVRVPVDFSQKSVPNPPAGGL; translated from the coding sequence GTGTCGGAGCTCGACCGGTTCCTCGGCGAGCTGACCCGGCGCGGGACGGCGGGGGAGGTGGCCATCCACCTCCGGACCTTCCCGCCGCGGCCGGCCCGGACCCGGCCCCTCGAGCCGGCCCTCCCAGAGGCCCTCCAGCAAATCCTGACCCGCCGGGGCATCACCACCTTCTACGCGCACCAGGCGGAGGGGATCGCGGCCGTCCGCGACGGCCGGCACACCCTCGTCGCCACGGGGACCGCCAGCGGCAAGAGCCTCGTCTATACCCTGCCGATCCTCGAGACCTGCCTCGGCGACCCGGAGGCCACCGCGCTCTGCCTCTTCCCCATCAAGGCGCTGGAGCAGGACCAGCTCGGGGCGCTCAGGGACCTCATCCCGCCCGGGAGCGGCATCACGGCCGCCATCCTGGACGGGGACACTCCGGCGCACGAGCGCGCCCGCCTGCGGGAGCAGCCGCCGAACGTCCTGATCAGCAACCCGGACCTCCTCCATCTCAGCCTGCTCCCCTACCACCCCCAATGGAAGTGGTTCTTCGAACGGCTCCGCTACGTGGTCGTGGACGAGCTGCACACGTACCGGGGCGTCTTCGGCTCCCACGTCGCCCATGTGCTCCGGCGGCTGCGCCGGGTCGCCGCCCACTACGGGGCCTCCCCCCAGTTCATCGCCTGCTCCGCCACGATCAGCAACCCCGGCGAGCTGGCCTCCGCCCTCACGGGCCTGCCCTTCACGGTCCTCGCGGAGGACGGCTCGCCGCAGCGGGGGAAGCGGTTCGTCCTGGTCAACCCCCAGCGCAGCCCCTACGCGGAGGCGACGGAGCTGCTCCTGCGCTGCGTGGAGCAGGGTCTCAAGGCCATCGCCTTCACCAAGGCGCGGAAGATCACCGAACTGATGGCCATGTGGGCCCAGGAGCAGGCCCCGCGCCTGGCCGAGCGGATCCGGGCGTACCGGGCCGGCTACATGCCGGAGGAGCGGCGGGCGATCGAGGCCGGGCTCTTCCAGGAGGACCTGTGGGGGGTCATCTCGACCTCGGCCCTCGAGCTGGGGATTGACGTGGGCGGCCTCGACGCCTGCATCCTGGTCGGCTACCCGGGCAGCATCACCAGCACCTGGCAGCGGGGCGGCCGGGTAGGCCGGGGCACCCGCGAGGCCCTCATCGTCCTGGTCGCCCTCCCCGACGCGTTGGACCAGTACTTCCTCCGCCATCCGGACCAGTTCTTCGCGCGGGGCTTCGAGCCAGCCATCGTGGACCCGGGCAACCGGCAGATCCTCCAGGCGCACCTCACGGCGGCCGCGGCCGAGCTGCCGGTCGTCCCCGGCGAGCCCGCGTTCGCCGGGCTCGACCTCAAGCCGGCCCTGGAGGCGCTGCTCAAGGACGGGCGCCTCGCCCAGAGCGCCTCGGGGACGGAGTACTACAGCCGGGTCCGCTACCCGCAGCGGCTGATCAGCATCCGGAGCATCGGGGAGGCCTTCCCCATCCTGGACGAGCGGGACCGCTCCATCGGGACGGTGGACGGGATGCGGGCGCTGACCGAGTGCCACCCCGGCGCCGTTTACCTGCACCAGGGGCGGCAGTACGCCATCCTGAGCCTGGACCTCGAGCAGCGGGAGATCCGGGCCGCGCCCGTCGAGGCCGACTACTACACCCAGGCGGTCACCGAGAAGGACACCGAGATCCTGGAGGTCCTGGCGACGCGCGACCTGCCGGGCTGCCGGGCCCGGCTGGGGCGCCTGAAGGTCACGACCCGCGTGACCGGCTACGAGAAGCGGCGGATCCGCGGCCAGGACAAGATCGGCGCCTACCCCCTCGACCTCCCCCCCCAGACCTTCGAGACGGTCGGCCTCTGGCTCGAGGTCCCGGATGAGGTGGCGCGGCTCGCGCGGGAGGCCGGACGGCACGTCATGGGCGGGCTGCACGCGGCGGAGCACGCGGCCATTGCGCTCCTGCCCCTCTTCGCGCTCTGCGACCGCCACGACGTCGGCGGGATCTCTACCCCGTTCCACGCCCAGGTCGGGGGCCCGGCCATCTTCGTCTACGACGGGATCCCCGGCGGCATCGGCCTCAGCGAGCGCGGCTTCGAGGTGCTCGATCCCTGGCTCCGCGAGACTGTCGCCCTCCTCCAGGACTGCCCCTGCGAGGACGGCTGCCCCTCCTGCGTCCAGTCCCCCAAGTGTGGCTCCGGGAACAAGCCCCTCGACAAGGCCGGCGCGTCCCTCATCCTCCGGGCCCTGCTGGGTGCCGTCGGCCAGGAGGCGGCCGCGGGGCGACCGGAGGTCCCGCGCGCCGAGGCCGCGGCGGCCGCCCTGCCGGGCGCAGCCCCGGCCCGCGAGCAGCCAAGAACGGGGACCGTTGCCCCCAAAATCCTGGTTTTGGACGTCGAAACCCAGCGGAGCGCCGAGGAGGTGGGCGGCTGGGAGCGCTGCGACCGGATGGGGATCGCGGTGGCCGTCACGCACGACCTGGGCAGCGGGCTCAGCCGCGTCTACCTCGAGCGGGACGCGCCGGCGCTCCTGGCCGATCTCGCCTCGGCCGACCTGGTGGTCGGGTTCAACGTGCGCCGGTTCGACTACGGGGTCCTGCAGCCCTACGCCTCCCTCGACCTGAACGCCCTCCCTACCCTGGACATGCTGGAGCAGGTCTTTAGCCGCCTCGGCTTCCGGCTCACCCTCGGCCACCTCGCGGAGGAGACGCTGCAGGCCGCGAAGCAGGCGGACGGTCTGCAGAGCCTGGCGTGGTGGAAGGCGGGGGAGGTCCAGAAGGTCATCGCCTACTGCACCGCCGACGTGGAGCTGACGGCCGCCCTGTACCGGTTCGGGCGGGAGCACGGGTACCTCCTCTACCGCGACCGGGAGGGGCGAGGCGTCCGGGTTCCGGTGGATTTCAGCCAAAAATCTGTTCCCAATCCCCCCGCAGGCGGGCTATAA
- a CDS encoding cyclophilin-like fold protein yields the protein MAGGRKIRIRAGTVTAEATLNGSPTAEKIWSALPLNAQASTWGDEIYFTIPVEAALERDAREVVERGDLGYWPPETAFCIFFGPTPVSTGDEVRAASAVNVIGRVLGDPTVFKQVRSGTRVTLEQA from the coding sequence GTGGCGGGGGGCCGGAAGATCCGGATTCGGGCGGGGACGGTGACGGCCGAGGCGACACTGAACGGGTCGCCCACGGCCGAGAAGATCTGGAGCGCCCTGCCCCTGAATGCCCAGGCGAGCACCTGGGGGGACGAAATCTACTTCACGATCCCGGTCGAGGCCGCCCTCGAGCGGGACGCGCGGGAGGTGGTCGAGCGGGGAGACCTCGGGTACTGGCCCCCCGAGACCGCGTTCTGCATCTTCTTCGGCCCAACCCCGGTGAGCACCGGGGATGAGGTCCGGGCCGCCAGCGCCGTGAACGTCATCGGGCGCGTCCTGGGGGACCCCACGGTCTTCAAGCAGGTCCGGTCGGGGACGCGCGTTACCCTCGAGCAGGCTTGA
- a CDS encoding serine protease, whose protein sequence is MDPNEVIFPIVQQEPNGLFRLIGTGFFITDDGLFASAKHVLLDVIDEAGNQTAPIGLVQFLPGDHYLLRPILRCVSHDLADVAVGVAAPITDNTGAPLKNKLLTLSTEHSLVGAPVATYAYPKTVFRGERPQELHFYPAYFEGRIEAYFASGRDRVVMPAPCFQTSMHVHGGASGGPVFGPNGAALGINSTGYDGTDCSFVSRIADILPLRVSGLITPRSSSSRDVVVQELADDGFVIVRGPRLKSGQP, encoded by the coding sequence GTGGACCCCAACGAAGTCATCTTTCCGATAGTGCAGCAGGAGCCGAACGGCCTCTTCCGGCTCATCGGGACCGGGTTCTTCATCACAGACGACGGCCTATTCGCTTCGGCCAAGCATGTGCTGCTAGACGTGATCGATGAGGCGGGGAACCAGACGGCACCCATCGGGCTGGTTCAGTTCCTTCCTGGAGACCACTACCTATTGCGACCGATTCTGCGGTGCGTGAGCCATGATCTCGCCGACGTTGCTGTAGGCGTAGCTGCCCCCATTACCGACAACACCGGCGCGCCTCTGAAGAACAAGCTGCTTACGCTATCGACTGAACATTCTTTGGTCGGCGCACCAGTAGCAACCTACGCGTATCCCAAGACCGTGTTCCGAGGCGAGCGCCCGCAAGAACTCCACTTCTATCCGGCTTACTTTGAAGGGCGAATTGAGGCGTACTTCGCCTCCGGCCGGGACCGCGTTGTTATGCCTGCACCGTGCTTTCAAACATCGATGCACGTCCATGGGGGCGCGAGCGGCGGCCCTGTGTTTGGGCCGAACGGAGCGGCACTCGGCATCAACAGCACTGGCTACGACGGTACGGATTGCTCGTTCGTTTCTCGGATCGCCGACATCCTGCCTCTCAGAGTGTCCGGCCTTATCACACCGAGAAGCAGCTCGAGCCGCGACGTCGTGGTGCAAGAACTAGCGGACGACGGCTTTGTCATCGTTCGTGGCCCAAGGTTGAAATCCGGTCAACCATGA
- a CDS encoding luciferase family protein, with protein MRKGTGPGPSAPCPGDGRPWEAVRAEVTGWPGVAVLSRFGRDGLCLRGRLFACGPGAGDDLWVRLTLPLQRLALRETGILPHPRFARTGWIVLRLRGASGRSLARRWLARAYAAARGVPPGKP; from the coding sequence ATGCGGAAGGGGACGGGTCCGGGGCCATCGGCGCCGTGCCCAGGGGACGGGAGGCCGTGGGAGGCGGTCCGGGCCGAGGTGACGGGCTGGCCCGGGGTCGCAGTGCTCAGCCGGTTCGGGCGGGACGGCCTCTGCCTGCGCGGGCGCCTGTTCGCCTGTGGCCCCGGGGCCGGGGATGACCTGTGGGTGCGCCTCACGCTCCCCCTGCAGCGGCTGGCCCTGAGGGAGACGGGGATTCTGCCTCACCCCCGCTTCGCCCGGACCGGGTGGATCGTGCTCCGGTTGCGGGGCGCGTCCGGTCGGTCGCTGGCGCGCCGGTGGCTCGCCCGGGCCTACGCGGCGGCCAGGGGGGTCCCGCCGGGAAAGCCATGA
- a CDS encoding branched-chain amino acid transaminase gives MEETKLIWLDGRLTDWGEAKVHVLTHTLHYGLGIFEGIRCYETARGPAVFRLPEHVRRFFDSAKIAGFTIPYTPEQVSDAIRETVKANGMRACYIRPLAFLGYGVMGLNHTGAPVKVAVAVWPWGAYLGAEGLKRGIRVKISSFTAHHANVTMTKAKIAGNYAVAQLAKMEAVAAGYDEAILLDAQGNVTQGSGENIFIVRHGTLKTPPITAVLEGITRASILTLARERGVPVTEESFARDELYIADEAFFTGTAAEVTPIREVDGRTIGPGKVGPVTSRLQGAFFDVVQGKDATHQEWLTLV, from the coding sequence ATGGAGGAGACCAAACTCATCTGGCTGGACGGGCGCCTCACCGACTGGGGCGAGGCGAAGGTCCACGTTCTCACCCACACCCTCCACTACGGCCTCGGGATCTTCGAGGGCATCCGCTGCTACGAGACGGCCCGGGGCCCGGCGGTCTTCCGCCTCCCCGAGCACGTCCGGCGCTTCTTCGACTCGGCCAAGATCGCCGGCTTCACCATCCCCTATACCCCCGAGCAGGTGAGCGACGCCATCCGGGAGACCGTCAAGGCGAACGGGATGCGGGCCTGCTACATCCGCCCCCTCGCGTTCCTCGGCTACGGGGTGATGGGCCTGAACCACACGGGCGCGCCGGTGAAGGTCGCCGTGGCCGTCTGGCCGTGGGGGGCCTACCTCGGGGCAGAGGGGCTCAAGCGGGGCATCCGGGTCAAGATCTCCTCCTTCACCGCGCACCACGCGAACGTCACCATGACCAAGGCGAAGATCGCCGGCAACTACGCCGTCGCGCAGTTGGCGAAGATGGAGGCGGTCGCCGCCGGTTACGACGAGGCGATCCTCCTGGACGCGCAGGGGAACGTCACCCAGGGCTCCGGCGAGAACATCTTCATCGTCCGCCACGGGACCCTCAAGACCCCGCCGATCACGGCGGTTCTGGAGGGGATCACCCGGGCGAGCATCCTCACGCTGGCGCGCGAGCGCGGGGTGCCGGTCACGGAGGAGTCCTTCGCGCGGGACGAGCTGTACATTGCCGACGAGGCCTTCTTCACCGGGACCGCGGCGGAGGTGACCCCGATCCGCGAGGTGGACGGGCGGACGATCGGCCCGGGGAAGGTCGGGCCGGTGACGTCCCGCCTCCAGGGGGCCTTCTTCGACGTCGTCCAGGGGAAGGATGCGACGCACCAGGAGTGGCTGACGCTGGTGTAA
- a CDS encoding HigA family addiction module antitoxin: MIPTHRRPTHPGEVLQSEFLAPLGLTQVKLAEHIGVPVQRINEIIRGKRGVTPETAWLFAQAFGTTPQFWANLQANYDLASARPKRSVSKIRKAG, encoded by the coding sequence ATGATCCCCACCCATCGGCGTCCAACACATCCGGGTGAAGTTCTCCAGAGCGAGTTTCTCGCACCGCTAGGTCTGACGCAGGTGAAACTCGCCGAGCATATCGGGGTTCCGGTGCAGCGCATCAACGAGATCATTCGCGGCAAGCGCGGCGTCACCCCGGAGACTGCGTGGCTCTTTGCGCAGGCCTTTGGGACCACCCCCCAGTTTTGGGCTAATCTTCAGGCCAACTATGACCTGGCCAGTGCACGACCCAAACGCAGCGTTTCCAAGATTCGGAAGGCCGGCTAA
- a CDS encoding DMT family transporter, with product MPPPNRLDAKGIAAVVCLCAIWGANQVAVKVGNSGLAPIFASAVRSVIAGLLVAGWCLVSRTPLWHRERTVLHGLNLGIIFAVEFVLIYVGLNHTTASRGVLFLYTAPFFVAAGAHWLLPQEPLTRSKLLGLCLAFAGLVATFADRLQGLSTGRLLGDLLLLGGGALWAVATLYLKRIVGDRMTPAQMLYYQLAVSAPLLLLASVLWEKPLIFDPRPIVVWAVVYQGVVVAFASYLLWFSLLSRYPASGLSGFTFFTPLFGVLAGALLLREPLGPGLLLGAALVSTGMVLVNRPAPAPLAARTLSGS from the coding sequence GTGCCGCCGCCAAACCGCCTGGACGCCAAGGGAATCGCCGCCGTCGTCTGCCTCTGTGCCATCTGGGGCGCGAACCAGGTGGCGGTCAAGGTGGGCAACAGCGGGCTTGCCCCCATCTTCGCCTCGGCCGTCCGCTCCGTCATCGCCGGCCTGCTGGTGGCTGGCTGGTGCCTCGTCTCCCGGACCCCGCTCTGGCACCGCGAGCGGACGGTCCTGCACGGCCTCAACCTGGGGATCATCTTCGCCGTCGAGTTCGTCCTCATCTACGTGGGCCTGAACCACACCACCGCCTCCCGGGGCGTCCTCTTCCTCTACACGGCCCCCTTCTTCGTGGCGGCGGGGGCCCACTGGCTGCTCCCCCAGGAGCCCCTGACCCGGAGCAAACTGCTCGGGCTGTGCCTCGCCTTCGCCGGCCTGGTCGCGACCTTCGCCGACCGCCTCCAGGGCCTCTCGACCGGGCGGCTGCTCGGCGACCTCCTCCTCCTGGGGGGTGGCGCGCTCTGGGCCGTGGCCACCCTCTACCTGAAGCGGATCGTGGGGGATCGCATGACGCCGGCTCAGATGCTCTACTACCAGCTCGCCGTCTCCGCGCCCCTCCTGCTGCTCGCGTCGGTCCTCTGGGAGAAGCCGCTCATCTTCGATCCACGCCCTATTGTCGTCTGGGCCGTCGTGTACCAGGGCGTGGTCGTCGCCTTCGCCTCCTACCTCCTCTGGTTCTCCCTCCTCAGCCGCTATCCGGCGAGCGGGCTCTCCGGCTTCACCTTCTTCACGCCCCTCTTCGGCGTCCTCGCCGGCGCCCTGCTCCTCCGGGAGCCCCTCGGGCCCGGCCTCCTCCTCGGCGCCGCGCTGGTCAGCACCGGGATGGTCCTGGTCAACCGCCCGGCGCCGGCCCCCCTCGCCGCCCGGACGCTATCCGGCAGTTAG